TTGTCCTCAACATCCTCGTTTGTAATTACACCAGTTGGATCTACAATGATGGAGAAATCGCCTTTATCAACGGTTATAGGTACATCCGTTTCGGCAGAAAGGGTTCCATTTTCTATCGTAAAAGAGGGGATATCATCGTTTATGACTGATTTAGTACTTTCAATTCCCGCATTAAGCATTGTATTTAAGTAAAAAATCGCTGGCAAAATGGATAGGAAGGTAAGAAAAAATACATATAAAATGGTTTTCCCAATCCCTTGAAAACGGAATGAAGCAATATCCTTTGGAGAATAAATACTTTTATAAAATTGCTTGAAAATATTCATAATTACCACCTTAATAAAGTTTCACCCTTCTATTGTAGCTTTAGGAGCTGATATAAACAAGAATGATGAATTATGAAACTAATTAGAGAGATGTGCGTATAAGGTAAGAACTAAAACTACAAAAGGATGGAGAAATCATGGAGATCGTTTATTGGTCAATCATTATAGTGCTTTTTATCATTGGGTTTGTCGGTCTGGTATATCCCATAATCCCAAGTGTTTTGTTTCTTTTAGCCGGATATATTCTATATGGTGTCTTTTTTTCATTTGAACCTTTCGGGTGGTTCTTTTGGGTGATTCAAAGTTTTTTTATTATCCTACTGTTTGTCGCAGATTATATTGCCAATATGATTGGGGTACAAAAATACGGTGGTTCAAAGGCTGGTGTATGGGGGAGTACAATAGGACTTTTAGTCGGACCATTCATTATTCCGTTTCTGGGAATTCTTGTTGGGCCGTTTATTGGCGCGGTAGGAGCAGAGCTTCTGGTTAATAAGCGAGATTTCAAGAACAGTTTAAAAATCGGTTTTGGGTCTGTTGTAGGATTTATTAGCAGTGTCATAACGAAAGCAATCATCCAAACCCTCATGATTGTATACTTCTTATTAGTTGTTTTTTAAATGAAAATAATCCTCCTCAGGTCATGAGGAGGATTGTTTAATTTACGCCGCAAATTTCATAGGGGCAGTTTTGGCAGTCTACGTCTTCTTTTAGATA
This genomic stretch from Neobacillus niacini harbors:
- a CDS encoding DUF456 domain-containing protein, giving the protein MEIVYWSIIIVLFIIGFVGLVYPIIPSVLFLLAGYILYGVFFSFEPFGWFFWVIQSFFIILLFVADYIANMIGVQKYGGSKAGVWGSTIGLLVGPFIIPFLGILVGPFIGAVGAELLVNKRDFKNSLKIGFGSVVGFISSVITKAIIQTLMIVYFLLVVF